The Deltaproteobacteria bacterium genome includes the window GGTCTTGAGCATAGCGCGCAGCACCTCGAACGCCCGGTTGGCCGCGCCGGGCCTGTCCGCGCTCGCCGCGTCGAACCAAGCCGACACCCGCGCATGGTCGATCCTGTCGAGCCTGAGCCGCCCGAAGGCGGGCATGACGCGGTTGCGCATGTAGATGTCCCACACTTCGAGCGTAGCGGGCTTCCAGCGGTTCCGGTGGGTCTCCCGGTAGCGGGCGGCAAAGTCGCGGAACAGCGTGGTCTTGACCGCGTGCGCCGGGGCCGGGTCCTCGCCCGCCCAGATGCGGGCGAGGAGCGCGGCGGCTTCCTTCCGCGCTTCGGTGATTCCCATGTCGGGGAACCGCCCGAGGGTGATCTTGCGCATCCGGCCTTTCACCCGGGTCTGGACGATGAACGACCTCGCGCCGGAAGGAT containing:
- a CDS encoding integrase arm-type DNA-binding domain-containing protein; the encoded protein is MARSRHRSRLSTAAATAARPKAGEYTLWDGALSNFGVRVHPSGARSFIVQTRVKGRMRKITLGRFPDMGITEARKEAAALLARIWAGEDPAPAHAVKTTLFRDFAARYRETHRNRWKPATLEVWDIYMRNRVMPAFGRLRLDRIDHARVSAWFDAASADRPGAANRAFEVLRAMLKTARQWGELGESVPDACANITPNPRRPVARYLDEEEFRRLGAVLDRHQQSQPWRVAALRLLSLTGARWRSRAW